Proteins encoded together in one Nostoc sp. PCC 7524 window:
- a CDS encoding ATP-binding protein has protein sequence MLAIKVRIKPKGEKVVSLDLSTPLQLIGRSAEFQRIVEVLSVDGDLLITGVPGSGRRTLVKAGAQEVGAVVLEIDCIRATDGERFLQLLAEAISQNWEITKIQNWVNQYASEFFIFDVEKRLRLLRSLGQKQRWQAFEMLLELPQIIAVDLQKRVVLILHSFPHIRSWDRNSLWETTFRRKINRDTHVNYVLIATIAQTSYHSDENNYPLETVQLPPLAGDILAVLAREMLHTHRLTFDSRSKALPLFLDAVQGHIGDAMALIRRLQTSCLPDSLITEQDVTEAIEGLLKDLSMTYESLLMLLPANQVHLLECLALDPTEKPQSKDYIQKHGLSRGGSLQGALTGLQHKGLIYGAEQAYNLAMPLLALWLQQRLS, from the coding sequence ATGCTTGCCATTAAAGTGAGGATTAAACCCAAAGGCGAAAAAGTCGTGAGTCTGGATTTGTCTACTCCATTGCAATTGATTGGGCGATCGGCAGAGTTTCAGCGCATTGTTGAAGTCTTATCAGTAGATGGTGATTTATTAATTACTGGTGTACCTGGTAGTGGCAGGCGCACCTTAGTTAAGGCAGGAGCGCAAGAAGTTGGAGCAGTGGTACTAGAGATAGATTGTATCCGCGCTACAGATGGGGAAAGATTTTTACAATTGCTAGCAGAAGCTATTAGCCAAAATTGGGAAATAACTAAAATTCAAAACTGGGTAAATCAGTATGCCAGTGAGTTTTTTATCTTCGATGTAGAAAAAAGACTGAGGCTGTTGCGTTCTCTGGGACAAAAGCAGCGATGGCAGGCTTTTGAGATGCTGTTAGAGTTGCCACAAATCATAGCAGTAGATTTACAGAAACGGGTAGTGCTGATTTTGCATAGTTTCCCTCATATTCGCTCTTGGGATCGCAATAGTTTATGGGAAACGACATTCCGGCGCAAAATCAATCGAGACACTCATGTTAACTATGTCTTGATTGCAACGATCGCCCAGACAAGCTACCACTCAGATGAAAATAATTATCCTTTAGAAACTGTGCAATTACCCCCCTTAGCTGGAGATATCCTAGCCGTGTTGGCGAGGGAAATGCTACACACACACAGACTAACATTTGATTCCCGTTCTAAAGCACTTCCATTGTTTTTAGATGCTGTACAAGGACACATTGGTGATGCAATGGCACTCATTCGTCGTTTACAAACTTCATGTCTGCCTGATAGTTTAATTACTGAACAAGATGTCACAGAAGCCATTGAAGGATTACTCAAAGACTTATCGATGACTTACGAATCCTTGTTAATGCTTCTACCAGCCAATCAAGTGCATCTTTTGGAATGTTTAGCTTTAGATCCGACAGAAAAACCACAAAGTAAAGACTATATTCAAAAACATGGTCTTTCTAGAGGTGGCAGCTTACAAGGTGCGCTGACTGGTTTGCAGCATAAAGGTTTAATTTACGGTGCAGAGCAAGCTTATAATTTGGCGATGCCACTACTAGCTTTGTGGTTGCAGCAGAGATTGAGTTAA